The Aureispira anguillae genome contains a region encoding:
- a CDS encoding T9SS type A sorting domain-containing protein, with protein sequence MKKQTVYDRLQMQYQKLNQRIQKAMTTGRFYKYTQFKQQQLLNRLQRCSFQLKQLGAGAAVIAALGMATPAAGQVSNLVERTGANNPFDGIQQNSTKRPSFVDIDGDGDLDMFRGFDGAGPSGYMEYYENTGTVNAANFSLVQGAGNSLSGFQGPQNVIAYPSFVDIDNDGDMDVFGGNYVFNTPILKYYENTGTTTAPSFVDVSGAANPLDTIVSAIQVNGVNNNYQPFFADLDHDGDQDCLISHSTYDASTYAYTLTIRYYENTGTASVANFEERTGAANPFDFMNGASASISHGKSVSFQFADMDQDGDQDAFVNGSFQGNKYFEYYENTGTVTTPVFVHNMITPLDSITVSNSHDLYQLALVDIDGDGDQDVLHYNGNIDIRFYENLDITVGIDRVEQTSFSISPNPTTGTLSFEKAISGRLTVYTLDGKELWARDLKEEQEVDLEPIGEGLFFVRIESNKEQIVKKILIKK encoded by the coding sequence ATGAAAAAGCAAACTGTATATGATCGATTGCAAATGCAATACCAAAAATTAAACCAACGTATTCAAAAAGCAATGACTACAGGTCGTTTTTATAAGTATACACAATTTAAACAACAACAATTATTAAATCGTTTGCAACGCTGTTCTTTCCAACTCAAACAACTAGGGGCAGGAGCGGCTGTAATCGCTGCTCTGGGGATGGCTACTCCTGCTGCTGGGCAGGTATCTAATCTAGTAGAAAGAACAGGAGCCAACAATCCTTTTGATGGCATTCAGCAGAACAGTACTAAAAGACCTAGCTTTGTAGATATAGATGGAGATGGGGATTTAGATATGTTTCGTGGGTTCGACGGGGCAGGTCCCTCTGGCTATATGGAGTATTATGAAAATACAGGAACGGTTAATGCCGCTAATTTTTCATTGGTTCAAGGAGCGGGCAATTCTTTGTCTGGATTTCAAGGACCACAAAATGTGATTGCTTATCCTTCCTTTGTAGATATTGACAACGATGGAGATATGGACGTATTTGGTGGGAATTATGTTTTTAATACACCAATATTAAAGTATTATGAAAATACAGGAACAACAACGGCTCCTAGTTTTGTAGATGTATCTGGAGCTGCTAATCCTTTAGATACCATTGTATCGGCTATACAGGTTAATGGAGTAAATAATAATTATCAGCCCTTTTTTGCAGATCTAGATCACGATGGCGACCAAGATTGTCTAATTAGTCATAGTACTTATGATGCTTCTACCTATGCATATACATTAACTATACGTTATTATGAAAACACAGGGACTGCCTCAGTTGCTAATTTTGAAGAACGGACAGGTGCTGCTAATCCCTTTGATTTTATGAATGGAGCTTCTGCTTCAATTAGTCATGGAAAATCAGTTTCTTTTCAGTTTGCAGATATGGATCAAGATGGAGATCAGGATGCTTTTGTGAATGGCTCTTTTCAAGGAAATAAATACTTTGAATATTATGAAAATACAGGAACGGTTACTACTCCTGTCTTTGTGCATAACATGATCACCCCTTTGGATTCTATAACAGTAAGCAATTCGCATGATTTATATCAACTAGCATTGGTAGATATAGATGGAGATGGAGATCAGGATGTATTGCACTATAATGGTAATATTGATATCAGGTTTTATGAGAATTTGGATATTACGGTTGGAATAGATCGGGTTGAGCAAACTAGTTTTTCCATTTCTCCCAATCCTACTACTGGTACCTTAAGTTTTGAAAAGGCGATCAGTGGGCGATTGACGGTGTATACCCTAGATGGAAAAGAACTATGGGCAAGAGATTTGAAGGAGGAGCAGGAGGTTGATTTGGAACCAATAGGAGAAGGTTTGTTTTTTGTGCGCATAGAAAGCAACAAAGAACAAATTGTAAAGAAAATTTTAATAAAAAAATAA
- a CDS encoding T9SS type A sorting domain-containing protein, whose amino-acid sequence MKLVFLHKVILISSFFALFFLDNAMAQPCVFSPPIYSVDTAGATKTVICNSNPLTLSTVSPTACPACTYLWSTGDTNAVIFAFTPGLYSVTVTDRTTSTTCVGVSATLDIKSSTLPAPIVAGDPFNICATPTIQNARLEVTNPCVTCSYQWYATSSATGIGGATQTRYATNSPNQYYVQVMDTLGCLEASNILPIGTAAATVPPLTTTTASLCDSNTATLSTINCIGCSYEWHYYDFLPENKLIISGVYDGTRPGNQPKGIELYAIGNIPNLSEYGLSVAPNGTGVAVSPLYTFPGVSLAGGSYIYIAENATEFTNFFGFPPNYTSSIMGDIDGNDAIKLYHNNNPVDLFGDEAYTSADYGCSGQVDTCYDMFHAHRSGWAYRNSNAMPTIAFDSSEWTYGLDSFVVGTTNGFWKTEAFPNGTFNGNSNDTTLDNLIITGVYDGTISTGGGLPIGIELKALNTIPDLSAYNIKVALDGTGGFGTAWSLPAGAVAGGTYIYVSSESVEFTNFFGFPPTTVPGAGVDLDQIDGNDCIALSYGATVIDKFGEETYIGAIPWTYTDGWVYRINGDSVNGGTFDINEWNIRPESFLPTNEVFGSKKIPIQTYTSNAAGNVLQVIAGADSSVYTTNITGHYTVEVQYPNSCIVESGTVLIDTSIFNPMITSEMPNLVGGSSTIISPDTAYLCFGSFVDLYMVGAYSLPPTWSYQWYKNGVLISGATGYNYTTSTAGLFSVEVTNEDGCIAMSNVIRVLSSTNGSNPAVSASSLYLCSESATSTLTTPPCVGCSYAWKTEDGSDPGFGIFDQSSYLVRHKDAPITGGSGARGYFIIVTDDASGCSYSSSIVEIKDTTYPAPMLTASGNTVCSATPIDLSTTPCAGCNYIWKIDSSGSFITYDSTQQYTFQIDSVGQYRVEVLYPNGCRTSFSNTIEATFQTVNANIITDSTSICNGHSVIIEALPDSGATCPGCSYQFLRDGVRMQITTPEDQQEISLAGDYQVIVTNAENCADTSDVPVKFTEVNIATSIRQSAKKICSSTSSVLLEVDSCIGCSYQWKIGDSTTLNNSTDTFYIVTGYSEAETYKIEVEKLGCIVIDSVVLDTVEERTIAIDINPLVSATPTICNGSAVQLVDTCQTCIDSNYYQYQWFYNGDSIAGASFESYQVDTSGTYYVAIVDTNGCEATSNSIIVQEFSPPIGFSLDFSALGPALPVTYGTFNLDDHLLPISLRNQGGYSSLTAGGAIVGDSINVGLAGSGRHFITYSYTDGNAQGTCVFSTYDTLEVLGAVAMDILNTKQTYLNIPSSEACLHDTLVITLTNFTFVPNEVIFVAGGGNTISVPVAPSLSVFAGVYSGSFSVVVPVGARTGKLTLFDGTNSYISPNFFVIQNPAVTIDLLSTAQPVCSNLDTVDFSGLPIGGVFSAHYVGMPSNPSLMVDSLLLLDSVTGYSSGVQNVMMLYTYTPMYTGTTITCRDSVQDSLLVEIRDVELDSVSYTPIAVSQTSESLANLTLITHPVSARDYPNNYRGTYVLGSSILPSTPIPVGVDTITYEIDNGGCKNASRDPIDIWPAPSLLDSIPTYLCSKDDTVFIQRNINDLEVKYRGQTIYSDALYTYSENINIPIGNPLSPDVRYSERINIMEITTSNGGVDSINYVAPNDTFYFVPSKVTGGATTITIRFKYSRTANFFSGGALVSTENTDYVIAEVTKQFLIEDPAVVAINPVIMADTVFCPENTNHQFLGFPAGGQYYISGTAIGYDSLANNIFNPTSYATGTAYGLTYVYTGQACVDSAYTGIYLPDPFSIAVNPNNGTGEYCATSPNDSIFFSLIPPVLSTVVIDTNSAQFFIGGLQSGTIFSPTQVGPPDVYNVRYVVSDIYGCPQEALDTFIVHNIPNLDISFIDSVYCLNDDTTQIHLSQIDTAGNNNVLTTWLGSGGIGYVQGETVEFTGNGIINGGNNPAMPYFYPMNAGVGVHAIRYVYADSNACMDSINFTVEVLPLPQVYMTTTGGAPLDSFYCENDSIPLYGFPIGTNLTSGYGSDTSILNGILTSLDSADKAFEPFISGTQPGILREVLYYYYEDNNGCRDTARYNVHIRNFTTDPTIAGLPQTVCASDLEIPVWADLHNGYDLDSLGWFTSSFTTGFSQLGATVNTDSIQFYPDSTNIVYANRDVILTFHYSDTSRSCFNATSDTVLVKALPHLTLSEQLVNPIQLTMDLLGSKLSRPPHDTFYHMCETAPEIPIYAYNTTGDYNPFTGLSLRVPDHISSDTGTYVLGRGVQSNMDPVNTAYGYIPALAGYGLDTIRYVYTDTSGCTDSIDHYIFVDSLPNLSFAGLSNYNSSINRYVYCQSDPDTPSISPAPIGVDWTMTFDGQNIGVPSFKLILDTLADPTGYKDYALKYNYIGRIYVSGEVCADSLMDTIQVRPSPPLAWVNVPTSYCMLDSIERLPLSATPYGGQFIDATNNFQVIAGIVGDSLFNPAAQPGKRDIYYYYLDTVSGCDDTIQHTIYVYNKPRISFDINGGCSGSQVEFIPSTAPYGLEYNSVAVDSITKVIWNFGDGVSDTIFNLPDTLVIPIDTHTYAGAGIFYPSLTVVNQGICDTTFMRRIIISPKSTPTDTVPYVQYFDNEDNGWMQESSDTTSINGIVQDSLWQWGAAIGNQINTQGNTVWGTRLAHQPTTYRRNENAWVYSPCFDLTSLDRPMIRLSIWRNTQKNVDGAVLQYHDNVTNTWEVLGKHGKGINWYQGGYVVSAPGYQVNTPTGWTNSSNGWEDARYRLDNIGNDLRQRTDVRFRIAFASSSIISGTKDGFAFDSVKIGNRTRNVLTEHFSGTGYPGIEQIEDQLYYTLFNNLYGRDVSLIQYHLNQYSNDALYLFNGIDNRERKLVYGVSDVNQVRIDGKNLVSKTSDLLGYPHLEHLDIESLKDPYFKLEFVGFPTIQYNSNSKLTTTIRVTALKDLPQALYAVHAVVTEDSLTTVTNHPTVGVMRYMYPDNTGMQFNKNWVAGETFDTTIVINNFNASNHDLTQLQVITFVQNLGSDPKEVYQVQTTRNLTRFAGPVDTLGDVSVEDIEGHPGYEVATLKLYPNPSQQFFNVAFEKALEADYEWQLIDVVGRVLDRGKVESGTELMQVETEGLTAGMYIFIVKNKTVYTQRKVIIQRY is encoded by the coding sequence ATGAAACTCGTTTTTCTACACAAAGTTATACTGATTAGTTCCTTTTTTGCACTGTTTTTTTTAGATAACGCAATGGCTCAACCTTGTGTTTTTTCTCCACCAATTTATAGTGTAGATACCGCTGGAGCAACAAAAACAGTTATTTGTAATAGCAATCCATTAACGTTATCTACTGTGTCTCCAACTGCTTGCCCCGCATGTACTTATCTTTGGAGTACGGGAGACACCAATGCCGTTATTTTTGCTTTTACTCCAGGGTTGTATTCTGTTACCGTTACCGATAGGACAACCTCTACAACTTGTGTAGGAGTATCTGCTACTCTAGATATCAAATCAAGTACATTGCCTGCACCTATTGTAGCGGGAGATCCTTTTAATATTTGCGCTACACCAACGATTCAAAATGCAAGGTTAGAAGTTACGAATCCTTGCGTCACTTGTTCTTATCAGTGGTATGCTACTTCTTCTGCTACAGGGATAGGGGGAGCTACTCAAACACGATATGCTACCAATTCTCCAAACCAATATTATGTTCAGGTAATGGATACTTTGGGATGTTTAGAGGCTTCAAATATCCTCCCAATTGGAACAGCTGCGGCAACAGTTCCACCATTGACTACTACTACTGCTAGTTTATGCGATAGCAACACTGCTACCTTATCAACAATTAATTGCATTGGTTGTTCTTACGAGTGGCATTATTATGACTTTTTGCCCGAAAATAAACTGATTATATCAGGAGTGTATGATGGGACAAGACCAGGAAATCAACCTAAAGGAATAGAGTTATATGCGATTGGTAACATTCCTAATTTAAGTGAATATGGCTTAAGTGTGGCTCCTAACGGTACGGGAGTTGCTGTATCGCCCCTTTATACGTTTCCAGGGGTTTCTTTAGCAGGAGGAAGCTATATTTATATTGCAGAAAATGCAACAGAATTTACCAATTTTTTTGGATTCCCTCCAAATTATACCTCTAGTATAATGGGTGATATAGATGGAAACGATGCGATTAAATTATATCACAATAATAACCCCGTAGATTTATTTGGAGATGAGGCGTATACTTCGGCAGATTATGGCTGTTCAGGGCAGGTAGATACTTGTTATGATATGTTTCATGCACATAGAAGTGGGTGGGCGTATCGAAATTCAAATGCGATGCCTACCATTGCTTTTGATAGTTCTGAATGGACCTATGGGCTAGATAGTTTTGTTGTAGGAACTACCAATGGTTTTTGGAAGACTGAAGCTTTCCCTAATGGAACTTTTAATGGGAATTCCAATGATACAACGTTAGATAACTTAATCATAACGGGAGTGTACGATGGTACAATTTCAACAGGAGGAGGATTACCTATAGGGATAGAGTTAAAAGCATTAAATACAATACCTGATCTTAGTGCATACAATATAAAAGTAGCCTTGGATGGAACGGGAGGATTTGGAACAGCTTGGTCTTTGCCTGCTGGTGCGGTTGCAGGAGGAACATATATTTATGTATCTAGCGAATCAGTAGAGTTTACCAATTTTTTTGGATTTCCTCCTACAACCGTTCCTGGTGCGGGAGTTGATTTAGATCAGATCGATGGAAATGATTGTATTGCCTTGTCTTATGGGGCTACTGTAATTGATAAGTTTGGAGAAGAGACCTATATTGGAGCAATACCTTGGACGTATACGGATGGTTGGGTTTACAGAATCAATGGGGATAGTGTCAATGGAGGAACTTTTGATATCAACGAATGGAATATAAGACCAGAAAGCTTTTTGCCAACCAATGAGGTTTTTGGCAGCAAAAAAATTCCAATTCAAACCTATACAAGTAATGCAGCTGGTAATGTCTTACAAGTTATTGCAGGAGCAGACTCCTCGGTTTATACAACCAATATAACGGGACATTATACCGTAGAGGTTCAATATCCAAATTCGTGTATTGTAGAATCTGGTACAGTACTGATTGATACCTCGATTTTTAATCCTATGATTACGTCTGAAATGCCAAATTTGGTGGGAGGGAGCTCAACGATTATTTCTCCCGATACTGCCTATTTGTGCTTTGGTAGTTTTGTTGATCTATATATGGTAGGGGCATATTCATTGCCTCCTACGTGGAGTTACCAATGGTATAAAAATGGAGTGCTAATCAGTGGAGCTACGGGGTATAATTATACAACATCTACTGCTGGTTTGTTTTCTGTTGAAGTAACGAATGAAGATGGTTGTATTGCTATGTCTAATGTAATAAGGGTATTATCTTCGACGAATGGTTCTAACCCTGCTGTTTCTGCTAGTTCGCTTTATCTTTGTTCTGAGTCAGCAACATCAACGTTAACGACTCCTCCTTGTGTAGGCTGTTCGTATGCGTGGAAAACAGAGGATGGGTCGGATCCTGGTTTTGGGATATTTGATCAAAGCTCTTATCTTGTTAGGCACAAAGATGCTCCAATTACAGGCGGCTCAGGAGCAAGAGGATATTTTATTATTGTAACCGATGATGCTTCAGGTTGTTCTTACAGTTCTTCCATTGTAGAGATAAAAGATACAACCTATCCTGCACCCATGCTTACCGCCTCAGGCAATACGGTATGTAGCGCTACTCCAATCGATCTAAGTACAACTCCTTGTGCTGGTTGTAATTATATTTGGAAAATTGATAGTTCTGGATCGTTTATTACGTACGATTCTACTCAACAATATACTTTTCAAATTGATTCTGTAGGACAATATAGAGTAGAGGTTTTGTATCCTAATGGTTGTAGAACAAGCTTTTCGAATACGATTGAAGCAACTTTTCAAACCGTAAATGCTAATATAATTACAGATTCTACTAGTATCTGTAACGGTCATTCTGTTATCATAGAAGCTTTGCCTGATTCTGGAGCTACTTGCCCTGGCTGTAGTTATCAATTTTTGAGAGATGGGGTACGGATGCAAATAACAACCCCTGAAGATCAGCAAGAAATTAGTCTTGCAGGGGATTATCAAGTAATTGTAACGAATGCCGAAAACTGTGCAGATACTTCAGATGTTCCTGTAAAATTTACAGAAGTAAATATAGCTACTTCTATTAGGCAATCTGCTAAGAAAATTTGTAGTTCAACCTCTAGTGTTTTACTTGAAGTAGATTCTTGTATTGGTTGTTCTTATCAGTGGAAAATAGGGGATAGCACGACACTAAACAATAGTACGGATACTTTCTATATTGTAACTGGATATTCAGAAGCTGAAACCTATAAGATAGAGGTAGAAAAACTAGGTTGTATAGTTATAGATTCGGTTGTTTTAGATACGGTTGAAGAACGAACAATAGCCATTGATATTAATCCTTTAGTTTCTGCTACACCAACCATTTGCAATGGGTCGGCAGTACAACTAGTTGATACTTGTCAAACCTGTATTGATAGTAACTATTATCAATATCAATGGTTCTATAATGGTGATTCTATTGCAGGAGCAAGTTTTGAGTCTTATCAAGTAGACACTTCGGGAACCTATTATGTTGCAATTGTGGATACCAACGGTTGTGAGGCTACATCCAACTCCATTATCGTGCAGGAGTTTTCTCCTCCAATAGGATTTTCCTTAGATTTTTCGGCTCTAGGGCCAGCACTACCTGTTACCTATGGTACTTTTAATTTGGATGACCATTTATTGCCCATTAGTTTGCGTAATCAAGGAGGATATTCTTCTTTGACAGCGGGAGGAGCAATTGTAGGTGATTCTATCAATGTTGGTTTGGCAGGGTCGGGACGTCATTTTATTACTTATTCTTATACCGATGGGAATGCGCAGGGAACTTGTGTTTTTAGCACTTATGACACGCTAGAAGTATTGGGTGCTGTAGCAATGGATATTCTTAATACCAAACAAACTTACCTTAATATACCCTCATCAGAAGCTTGTTTGCACGATACTTTAGTGATTACATTAACGAATTTTACCTTTGTTCCAAATGAAGTAATCTTTGTAGCAGGAGGAGGAAATACAATCTCTGTTCCTGTTGCACCTTCTTTAAGTGTTTTTGCAGGAGTTTATTCAGGATCGTTTTCTGTTGTTGTCCCTGTTGGTGCGAGAACAGGTAAGTTAACTTTATTTGATGGAACCAATAGTTATATTTCTCCAAATTTCTTTGTGATACAAAACCCAGCAGTAACAATTGATTTGCTCTCAACAGCGCAGCCAGTCTGTTCTAATTTAGATACAGTTGATTTTAGTGGTTTACCAATAGGAGGTGTTTTTTCTGCCCATTATGTTGGAATGCCAAGCAACCCTAGTCTGATGGTAGATAGTTTATTGTTGTTGGATAGTGTAACGGGGTATTCTTCAGGTGTTCAGAATGTAATGATGTTGTACACTTACACCCCAATGTATACAGGAACAACAATTACCTGTAGAGATTCTGTCCAAGATTCTTTATTGGTTGAAATAAGAGATGTGGAATTGGATAGTGTTAGTTATACTCCTATTGCTGTATCTCAAACTAGCGAGTCTTTGGCGAATTTAACGTTAATTACGCACCCTGTATCTGCTAGAGATTATCCGAATAATTATAGAGGTACTTATGTATTGGGAAGTTCAATCTTGCCTAGCACCCCTATACCTGTAGGAGTAGATACTATAACGTATGAAATTGATAACGGTGGATGTAAAAACGCATCTAGGGATCCAATAGATATTTGGCCTGCTCCTAGTTTATTAGATTCTATACCAACTTATTTGTGTAGTAAAGATGATACGGTTTTCATTCAGCGTAATATCAATGATTTAGAAGTAAAATACAGAGGACAAACTATTTATAGCGATGCATTATATACGTATAGTGAGAACATAAATATTCCAATAGGAAACCCTTTAAGTCCAGATGTTAGGTATTCAGAGCGTATTAATATAATGGAAATTACAACATCTAATGGTGGGGTAGATTCTATTAATTATGTGGCACCTAACGATACTTTTTATTTTGTTCCTAGCAAGGTGACAGGTGGAGCAACAACAATTACCATCCGATTTAAATATTCTAGAACCGCTAACTTCTTCTCTGGAGGGGCTTTAGTTTCAACAGAAAATACAGATTATGTTATAGCAGAAGTGACCAAGCAGTTTTTGATAGAAGACCCTGCTGTCGTAGCAATTAATCCTGTAATTATGGCAGACACGGTGTTTTGCCCTGAAAATACGAACCACCAATTTTTAGGTTTTCCCGCAGGGGGACAGTATTATATAAGTGGTACTGCAATTGGCTATGACTCTTTAGCAAATAATATTTTTAATCCAACTTCTTATGCCACAGGAACGGCTTATGGTCTTACCTATGTATATACAGGACAAGCTTGTGTAGATTCTGCCTATACAGGTATTTACCTTCCAGATCCATTTAGCATAGCGGTAAATCCTAATAATGGAACAGGAGAATATTGTGCAACGTCGCCTAATGATTCTATTTTCTTTAGTTTGATTCCTCCTGTTTTATCAACCGTAGTAATAGACACCAATTCGGCTCAATTCTTTATTGGGGGCTTACAATCAGGGACTATCTTTTCTCCAACGCAAGTTGGTCCCCCTGATGTTTACAATGTACGTTATGTCGTGTCGGATATTTATGGTTGTCCTCAAGAAGCACTAGATACCTTTATCGTACACAATATACCAAATCTGGATATATCATTTATAGATTCAGTTTACTGTTTGAATGATGATACTACCCAAATTCATCTGTCACAAATTGATACAGCAGGTAATAATAATGTACTAACAACTTGGCTTGGGTCAGGAGGAATTGGTTATGTGCAAGGAGAAACCGTTGAATTTACAGGGAATGGAATTATTAATGGAGGAAATAACCCTGCAATGCCCTACTTTTATCCCATGAATGCAGGAGTAGGAGTGCATGCTATTCGCTATGTTTATGCAGATTCTAATGCTTGTATGGATTCTATTAATTTTACAGTAGAAGTTCTCCCATTGCCACAAGTTTATATGACAACAACAGGAGGGGCACCACTAGATTCTTTTTATTGCGAAAATGATTCTATTCCATTATATGGTTTCCCAATAGGGACAAATCTTACGAGTGGTTATGGTTCTGACACTTCAATACTAAATGGTATCCTGACAAGTTTAGACAGTGCCGACAAAGCATTTGAACCCTTTATTAGTGGCACTCAACCAGGCATTTTACGAGAGGTATTGTATTATTATTATGAGGACAATAATGGTTGTAGAGATACAGCTAGGTATAATGTTCACATTCGAAACTTTACAACAGATCCAACCATTGCAGGTTTACCCCAAACCGTATGTGCTTCTGATTTAGAGATACCAGTTTGGGCAGATCTTCACAATGGTTATGACTTGGATTCTTTAGGTTGGTTTACGAGTTCCTTTACAACAGGATTTTCGCAATTGGGGGCAACCGTAAACACGGATTCTATCCAGTTTTATCCCGATTCTACCAATATTGTTTATGCGAATAGAGATGTTATTTTAACCTTCCATTATTCTGATACATCGAGAAGCTGTTTTAACGCTACTTCAGATACGGTATTGGTGAAGGCCTTGCCTCATTTAACCTTATCAGAACAATTGGTAAATCCAATCCAACTAACAATGGATTTATTGGGATCGAAATTGAGCAGACCACCACATGATACTTTTTATCACATGTGCGAAACGGCTCCAGAAATTCCAATTTATGCCTATAATACAACTGGAGATTATAACCCATTTACGGGGCTAAGCCTGAGGGTGCCTGATCATATTTCTTCTGATACAGGAACCTATGTATTGGGTAGAGGAGTACAAAGTAACATGGACCCTGTTAATACTGCTTATGGATATATTCCAGCTTTGGCGGGGTATGGTTTGGATACAATCCGTTATGTTTATACCGATACGAGTGGTTGTACGGATTCTATTGATCACTATATTTTTGTTGATAGTCTGCCTAACTTATCTTTTGCAGGATTATCGAACTATAACTCCTCGATTAATCGATACGTGTATTGTCAATCAGATCCAGATACTCCAAGTATATCTCCTGCTCCAATAGGAGTCGATTGGACAATGACTTTTGATGGTCAAAATATAGGAGTACCTTCTTTTAAGCTTATATTGGATACATTAGCAGATCCAACAGGCTATAAAGATTACGCACTAAAATACAATTATATTGGAAGGATATATGTTAGCGGGGAGGTTTGCGCCGATTCTCTAATGGATACAATCCAAGTTCGCCCATCTCCTCCATTAGCATGGGTGAATGTACCAACGAGTTATTGTATGTTAGATTCTATTGAACGTTTACCTTTATCTGCCACACCTTATGGGGGGCAATTTATAGACGCTACCAATAATTTTCAAGTAATTGCTGGAATTGTAGGAGATTCATTATTCAATCCAGCAGCACAGCCTGGAAAAAGAGATATTTACTATTATTACTTAGATACCGTTTCGGGCTGTGATGATACAATACAACACACGATCTATGTATACAACAAACCGAGGATTAGTTTTGATATAAATGGAGGTTGTTCAGGATCTCAGGTAGAGTTTATTCCTTCAACAGCACCTTATGGTTTAGAGTATAATTCTGTAGCTGTAGATAGTATCACTAAGGTAATTTGGAATTTTGGAGATGGAGTAAGTGATACCATTTTTAATTTACCAGATACCCTTGTAATTCCTATCGATACCCATACTTACGCTGGGGCAGGAATTTTCTATCCTTCACTGACGGTAGTTAATCAAGGAATTTGTGATACTACTTTTATGAGGAGAATTATTATATCTCCAAAATCAACGCCTACAGATACGGTTCCCTATGTTCAGTATTTTGATAACGAAGACAATGGATGGATGCAAGAATCTTCGGATACAACAAGTATTAATGGAATCGTACAAGATTCTCTATGGCAATGGGGAGCAGCAATTGGTAATCAAATTAATACACAAGGAAATACAGTTTGGGGAACCCGATTAGCGCATCAGCCAACTACTTATAGGCGGAATGAAAATGCTTGGGTTTATAGTCCTTGTTTTGATTTGACGAGCCTGGATCGTCCTATGATTCGGTTATCTATCTGGCGGAACACACAAAAAAATGTAGATGGAGCTGTACTTCAATATCATGATAATGTGACCAATACATGGGAAGTCTTGGGTAAACATGGCAAAGGAATTAATTGGTACCAAGGTGGTTATGTTGTAAGTGCACCAGGTTATCAAGTTAATACGCCAACAGGGTGGACTAACAGTAGTAATGGTTGGGAAGATGCTCGTTATCGTTTAGATAATATTGGAAATGACCTAAGACAGCGTACAGATGTTCGATTCCGAATTGCATTTGCTTCTTCTTCTATAATTTCGGGGACAAAAGATGGTTTTGCTTTTGATAGCGTCAAAATAGGAAACCGTACTCGAAACGTTTTGACAGAGCACTTTTCAGGGACTGGCTATCCAGGAATAGAGCAAATTGAAGATCAATTGTATTATACCTTGTTTAATAATTTGTATGGACGTGATGTCAGCTTGATTCAATATCATCTTAATCAGTATTCGAATGATGCTTTATACCTTTTTAATGGTATCGATAATCGTGAGCGAAAATTAGTATATGGAGTATCTGATGTTAATCAAGTTCGAATTGATGGTAAAAATTTAGTGAGTAAAACTAGCGATTTGTTAGGCTATCCCCATTTAGAGCATTTGGATATAGAATCGTTAAAAGATCCTTATTTTAAACTAGAATTTGTAGGGTTTCCTACGATCCAATACAATTCAAATTCAAAGCTAACGACAACGATTAGGGTTACAGCACTGAAAGACTTGCCACAAGCATTGTATGCAGTGCATGCCGTTGTAACAGAAGATTCACTCACTACTGTAACTAACCATCCAACTGTTGGGGTAATGAGATACATGTACCCTGATAATACAGGAATGCAGTTTAACAAAAATTGGGTAGCGGGAGAAACGTTTGATACAACTATTGTAATCAATAATTTTAATGCGTCAAATCATGACTTAACTCAATTGCAAGTGATTACTTTTGTACAAAATTTAGGAAGTGACCCTAAAGAAGTTTATCAAGTACAAACGACTAGAAATTTAACTCGGTTTGCAGGACCTGTTGATACTTTGGGAGATGTTAGTGTGGAAGACATAGAGGGGCATCCAGGGTATGAGGTCGCTACCTTAAAACTTTATCCAAATCCTAGTCAACAGTTCTTTAATGTAGCGTTTGAAAAGGCATTAGAAGCCGATTATGAATGGCAGCTGATCGATGTTGTTGGTCGAGTGCTGGATAGAGGAAAAGTTGAATCAGGTACAGAGTTGATGCAGGTAGAAACAGAAGGATTGACTGCTGGCATGTATATTTTTATCGTCAAAAATAAGACGGTTTACACGCAACGGAAAGTTATTATACAACGATATTAG